TCGTGCTCTCCGGCACGCACCGCTTCGCCATGTTGAGCAGCGTGTCGTGCGGTCCCAGCTCGATGAACACCGCGGGGCCCTCGTGCGCCGCGGTCTGGATGCTCTTGTAGAACTGCACCGGCTCGCGCAGGTGGCGGCGCCAGTAGTTGACGTCAGGTGCCTCGGTCAGCGCCTCGCCCGTCAGGTTGGAGATGATCGGAAGCGACGGGGCCTGGAACCGGATCTCACGCGCAGCCTGCTCGAAGTCGGCGAGCATGGGGTCCATCTGCGGCGAGTGGAAGGCGTGGGAGACCGTGAGCGGACGGGAGTCGACTCCGCGGGCCTGGAGCGCCTCCACGACGCGCTGCACCGCGTTCTTCTCTCCGGAGATGACGATGTGATGGGGGCCGTTGATGGCGGCGATGCCCACCTCCTTTTCATCGCCGAGGGCGGAGCGCACCGTGGGCTCATCGGCCATGATCGCGGCCATGGCGCCGTTCTGCGGGAGCGCCTGGATGAGGCGGCTGCGAGTCGCCAGCAGCCGTAAGGCGTCCTCCAGGCTCAGCACGCCAGCGATGTGGGCGGCCATGTACTCGCCCACGCTGTGGCCCAGGACGGCGTCCGGCTTCACGCCCCAGGAGCGCCACAGCTCCGCTAGCGCATAGCCGAGGGAGAAGAGCGCCGGCTGGGTGTAGCGCGTCTGGTGGATCAGCGGAGAGGCCGAGTCGGACTCGGGATAGAGGACGGACAGCAGCGGCACATCGAGGTGCGGGCGCAACAGCGCGTCACAGCGCTCGAGCGCCTGACGGAAGACGGGGGAGGTCTCGTAGAGCTGTCGCCCCATGCCCGGGTACTGAGAGCCCTGGCCCGGGAAGATGAAGATCACTCGGGGCTGAACGGCCCGCTGGTGCTCTCCCCGGAGCAGGAGCGGAGACGGTCTGCCGCGCAGGAACGCATCGAGGTGCGCGGCCAATTCCTGGCTGGAGCTCGCCGTCGTGGCGAAGCGGTGGGGCAGGTGATCGCGCCCCGTGTTGGCGGTGAAGCAGACGTCCGCCACCGCGGGGGCACCCAGATCGGTGAGCCGCGCATGGTACTGCTGGGCCACGGCGCGCAGCGCCTGTTCACTCTTGGCCGACAGCGTGAGCAGGTGGCTGGTGCGATCCGGCCCGCTCGGGCTCGCGGCGGGTCGCCGCGGCGCCTCGCCGACGATCACGTGAGCGTTGGTACCGCCAAAGCCGAACGAGCTGATGCCCGCGAACCGCCCTCCTGGCTCCTGGGGCCACGGCTCTCGCTGGGTGGGGATGTGGAAGGAGGACCCCTCGAGCGAGATATGCGGGTTGAGCTTCTTGAAGTGAACCTGAGGCGGGATCTCTCCGTGCTGCAGCGCCAGGACGACCTTCGTCAGCCCGGCGATGCCCGCCGCCGACTCCAGGTGGCCGATGTTCGACTTGGCGGAGCCCAACAGGCAGCGCTTCTTGGAGGCACGCCCGGCCATCAGCGCGCCCTTGAGGGCCTCGACCTCGATGGGGTCTCCCAGGGACGTGCCCGTTCCGTGGGCCTCGACGTAGCTGATCTGCTCGGAGGTCAGGCGGGCCTGCTGGAGCGCTTGCCGGATGACGTCTTGCTGCGCCACGCCGTTCGGCGCGGTGAGCCCGTTGCTGAGGCCATCATGGTTGACGGCCGAGCCATGGATCACCGCCAGGATCGGATCACCCGAGGCCCGTGCGTCCGCGAGCCGCTTGAGCACGACGATGCCGCAGCCCTCGGAGCGGACGTAGCCGTCCGCCGCCGCGTCAAAGGTCTTGCAGCGTCCGTCCTTGGCCATCATCCCCGCGCGGGAGAAGGCGATGGTGAGGTCCGGATTCAGGATGACGTTGACGCCGCCGGCGAGCGCCAGATCGCACTCGCCCTGGCGCAGGCTCTGGCAGGCCAGGTGGAGGCTGACCAGCGAGGAGGAGCACGCAGTATCCACCGCCATGCTCGGGCCCCGCAGGCCCAGCAGATAGGAGAGCCGGTTGGCCGCGATGCTGTGGGCGTTGCCCGTGCCCGCATAGGCATCCAGCAGCGAGCGGTCGCTGAACTGCCGCTGTGAGTAGTCGTTGCTGCTGATGCCCACGAAGACGCCGGTGCGGGTGCCCTGGAGCGCGTGGGGCGCCTGGCCGCCGCGCTCGAGCGCCTCCCAGGCGACTTCCAGCAGGAGCCGCTGCTGGGGATCCATCCGCGTCGCCTCTCGCGGAGAGATGCCGAAGAACAGGGGATCGAACTCATCCACCTGCTCCAGGAACCCGCCCCAGAGGGTGTTCATCGTCCCGGGATGGGTGGAGTCCGGGTTGTAGAAGCGTTGTGCCTCCCACCGGCTCGCGGGCACCTCGGTGATGGCATCGCCGCCGCGCTGGAGCAGCGCCCAGAACGCCTCGGGCGTCGGCGCTCCTGGGAAGCGGCACCCCAGCGAGATGATCGCGATGCCGTCCTCCGGCGCGGACGTCACCGCTGGCGCAGGAACTGGTGGTTCGGGCGCCGCCGGAGCCGCCGCGCCAGGCTCGCGGCCCAGGTGCCGGCTCACGGCGTCGATGGTGGGGTGCTCCCAGACGAGGGTGGGAGACAGATCGCGCCCCAGCCAATCGCCCAGCTCGCCAGAGAGGAAGACCGCATCCTTGGAGGTCAGCCCATAGCTGACGAACGGCTCATGGATGTCGATCTCGCCAGGAGTGAGATGAAGAGCCTCGGCGATGTAGGCACGGAGCCAGGTGACGAGCTCTTCGCGCGAGCGGGTGGGGGAGGAGCCAAGAGGGGTTGGCATGCCGATCAAGAGAGGAATATCGGGTTGTTCAGTGAAGACTGGACTAGATGGTAGTCCTAGTGTTACCAGCTATCACGTGCCGTGCATCTCGTGAAGGTCCGCTGAAATTTTGCAATTTTAAGGTTTTGAGAAAAGTGCTTTCCCTACACGTGGGCCCTGACAGCCACGGGGAGAGTCTTTGTAGGTGCCTCTAACGGGGGCTTGCTGATGCCGTTCACTGGAATCGAGTGCTGGTCCGAGTCGGGGCTGCTGGAGTGTGTCGCGGTCTTTCGACCCGCTGCGCTCGACGTTGCCACCTCGTTGGAGGCCGCCGCCGTTGGATTCACCGGCACCGTCACGTATCAGGAGACGGAGGAGGCTTTCGGTCGCCTGAAGGAGACGCTGGGGCGCTTCTGCGCGCTGGTGGATCTGTGGGACTTCCTGCCGTCAGACGAGCGCGCCGTCAGCAATGCGGCGGTGAACCGGGTGTTCGTACGGGATACGGCCGCGGTCGTGGGGGGCCAGCTCGTGACGGGTAACGCCGCCTTCCCCGCGCGCATCGCGGAGTTCGAGACGACCCACGTCGCGCTCTCCAATCTGGTGCGTGGGCCCGAGCAGGGAGCGGCCCTACCGGAGATCCGCGCCGCCCGGGTCGAGTTCGGGGATCTCTTCCTGCTCGACTCCGAGCGGCTCCTCATCAACCTGGGGCTGCGCAGCGACGTGCGCTCGCTCCAGACGTTCCTGGAGGTTGCCTGGCGCGCCGGGTTCCGCGAGGTGGGGGTCCTCTGTATCCCCGAGCACCTGGGCATCATCCACCTGGATCTGGCCTTCAATGTCCTCGGGCCCCAGGCGGTGGTGGCGCGCTCCTTCCTGCGGCACTTCCCCATCCGGGTCTTCCAGCAAGGTGGGGCTCAGCGCTGGGAGGCCTTCGAGGCCTACTTCTCGGCACGGGGCCGGCGCGTCATCCCCTTCGAGCCGGTCGGCCCGGGCGGCTTCATGTCCAACTACATCTTCTTGGGGCCGCAGCTGATCCTGGCTTCCGAGAGCGCGGCCTCACAACTGAGGCCCATCGCCCGGGACTTCGGCATCGAGGTGGAGAGCGTCGACATCGAAGCCCTCGAGCGGGGTAACGGGAGCGTCCGGTGCCTCACGCTCCCGCTCAAGCGCCAGGCGCTCTGAGACGAGCGGGCCGCGCGCTTCAGTCGCGGCCGAGGAACATCTCGGCCTGTCCAAAGGGGAACGCGGAGGCGATGCCGTGCTCGGCACAGTGGGCCAGCAGCTTGCGAGCCTCGATGAGCTGGGGTGAGTTCTCCGAGTAGCCCATGGCCATGATGTGGCCCAGCCAGGGCTCGCGCCCCATGGCGTAGATGATGACCTGGCTGGGGTGCAGCCGGCGGACGATCTCGATGGCGCGCTCGCTGTTGGAGCCATTGAGCCGGCGCGACTGATCCATCTTGCGCGGCAGCGGCGTGGTCAGCAGGGGGCCGTACATCCAGCTCAGCGGCCCACCCTCGGACTCCATGCCCAGGAACAGCACGTCGATGTTGCCCACGATGCCGTGGACGTGATCGTACAGGCGCGGCTCGAGCGCGTTGGAGTCCGCCGCCATGAGCAGGGACTTGCCCTCCAGCTGCACCAGGTGGGCGATCTTCGACTGGATGTTGAGGTCCGCGTGCTCGCCAATGAAGGGCAGGCCCGTGATGGAGCCGCCGGGCACGTCCAGGGACTCCATGTCGCCCAGCGCGACGACGTTGCGGAAGCCGGTGTTGCGCAGCATCAGCTTGATCGAGGGGTCTGCCAGGCTTCCACCGCCATTGGCGGGGACGATGACGGTGCCGATCCGATCTCTCAGCTGCACCAGCGTCTCGAACATCAGGTGATCGGCGTGGGCGTGGGTGATGACCACGTAGTCGATCCGCTCTGGCAGGTCGGCGTGGGTGTAGCGCGGCAGGTCCGTCGGGAAGTCGTAGCTGACCACCGGGTCGGTGAGGATGCTGACCTCGCGCGTCTCGATGAGGACGCAGGCGTGGCCGAAGTAGCGCACCCGCACGCCCTTGCCGTCATAGCGCGGCGCCGGGCGCGGTGGCTTGTCGGTGAAGAGGGTGGAGAACATCTCCGCCTTCTCGGCACCGATGCCCAGCGCCTCGCGGATGGGCTCCACCGGCCCAGGGGTGCGCCGCATGGCGAAGAGGGCGTCGATCGCCTCCGCGCGGAAGGGCACGTGCGCGTGGACGGTGTCCTTCAGGGAGTCGAGCCGCGGCGTGCTGTAGATGTACGGCCGGGCGTCTCCCTCCAGCAGCCGCAGGGAGACGCTCTGAGAGGACTCCCGGAAGAAGGGGCTGCGGTAGAGCAGCGCCTCGATGAAGCGCGGGGAGGCGCGGTTGTTGAGATCGTACGTCAGCTCGACGTAGCCCCGCAGGATGTCCGGCACCTTCTTGTACTGCTCCTCCAGGGAGAAGCCGTTACTGGTGGCCAGCAGCTTGTCCAGCTCGGCGACGGCCTGGGCGAACTGGATCGACCGGGCCTGCTCCTTCAGGGTCCACTCCAGCAGCTCCTTGATCTCGGGGACGCGCTCGACGCCGTAGTTGAGGTACGGGCCACCCATCAGCTCGGGGTTCTTCAGCGCGGCGACGTGGATGGCCGGGTTGGCCACGAACGACTGCATGATCTTCACATGCAGGTTGGCCACGACGAGGGGCGCGGTCGCGGGCGAGACGAGATAGCACCACGCGTACCAGCGGTTGTAGAGCGGCTCGAGGGCGACGTTCTGCTTCAGGAAGAGCGAGGGAGCGGACATGGGAGCGGGAGGGGTGGCCTGGGGTGCGGGGACGCCTGGACGCAGAGTATATGTCGCGTGAATGCGGCCCAAGAGCCGCGGCCACTTCAGGTTCCCTTCGTGGCCCAGTAACGCAGCGTGCGCTCCACACCTTCGCGCAGCTTGTCTCCCTCGGAGAGGAGGAAGAAGTGTCCCCCGGGGAGCAGGTGGAGCGTGAAGTCATGGGTGGTGAGATCTCGCCACCCAAGCAGCGCGGGGGGCGCGACATCGGCGTCCTCGGTGCCCCCCCAGATGGTGAAGGGCAGGGACAGCCGGGGCTCCGGATCCCGGCGGTACTCATCCGCCATCTCGAAGTCCGCGCGCAGCACGGGCAGGAGCAGCTCCATCAGCTCCCGGTGGGCCAGCACCTGGGCCGGTGTTCCTCCGTACCGCTTGAGCTCGGCGATGAACTCCTCGTCCAGCAGGGTGTAGAGCTCCTGGCTGCGCCTGAGGTGAGGAGGGGAGGCCGCGGCCAGCATCAGCCCCAAGGGGAGCGGGGCGCCCGTGTACTGGAGCCAGTGCGCCAGCTCCAGGCTGACGTAGGTGCCCAGGCTGTAGCCCAGAAACGCGAAGGGGCGATCCAGCAGCGGGCGGATGACGGGCCCCAGCGCCTCGACAAGGGCGGGCACGCGGCGACTCAGGGGCTCTTGCAGCCGCGTCTCGTGCCCGGGGTACTGGACGGCGATCACGTCCACGTTCGGCCAGGTGCCAGAGCGGGCCCAGCGGTGGAACACCGAGGCCGTGCCTCCTGCGTACGGAAAGCAGAACAAACGCAGGCGCGCTCCGGGATTGGGGTGCCAGTAGGGAAACCACGTCTTCTGGGCTGCGCCCGCCGTGGTTGCCCCACTGGAGTTGGCCGCCGTCATGGCTTGTTCTGCTGCTCCTCCATGCGCTTGCGCAGGCTCAGCGGGCGCATATCCGTCCAGACTTCCTTGATATAGGTCAGGCACTCTTCCTTGGAGCCCTGCTTGCCCGCGTCCTTCCAGCCGAGCGCGTTCTCACGGTCCGCGGGCCAGATGGAGTACTGCTCTTCATGGTTGACCACGACCTTGTAGAGCGTCTTGTCTTCTTCCTGGCTCATTCCCCCTCCTGGGGTCATCAAATTGATATGTTCAGTGATTCCGAGGTTTTGACTGAATCTTGAGAATCGGAATTCCTGAAAGATTTGATTCACTGCGAATCCCTAAGCTACAGGAGCATCTACACCGCAGCAAGTCAGCCGAATCGGACTGGAGCTGATCCAGTCCCTGCGATGCATGAAGGTTCTTTCCTCCGGAGATGTCTGTCTTGTCTGCTCACGATGCGATCGCGGCGCTCTTGATGCCGACCGAGGTCGCCGTCTACCGGGCCCAGGATCTGGGCGCTTATGGCTCTCGGGTCGTCACCGCGCTGAGGCACTACGGCTACACGGGCCACATCTGGACTCCCGAGGAGCGCCTCCCCGACGAAGCGCGCCCGTCCGCCGCCGTGGTGACCGTGCCGCTGGGGGCGCTCGATGCGACGCTCGAGGACGCGGCCAGGCATGGGGCTCGCGTGGCCGTGATCGGCTCGTCCGGGTTCGTCGAAGCGGGCCCCGAGAACCTCGTCCGGCGCTATGCGCTCAAGGAGCGAGCCCGAGCGCTCGGCATGAGGCTCGTGGGGCCCGCCTCCATCGGCGCGGTGAATGTCCACGGCAGGGTGGCGCTCAGCAACTCCGCCGTCCTTCAAGGGCCCCTGCTCCGAGAGGGCGCGGTGAGCCTCTTCGGGCAGGGAGGCTCCCTGATCGGCACCTTGTTGGAGCTGGGCCGGGCGCAGGGAATCGGCTTCCGGTACGCGGTCTCCCTGGGCGTCGAGGTGGATCTCTCGCTGGCGGACTTCGTCGGGTTCGCCCTCGAGGATCCGGACACTCGCGCCGTGGCCGTGGTGGTGGAGCAGCCCCAGGGGCTGCGCCGTCTGGGAGAGCTCGCCACCCGAGCGCGACAGCTCGGCAAGTCCGTCGTGGTGCTCCTTCTGGGCAGGAGCCAGGCCGCGGCCGAGGCGGTGCGCGGTCACACCGGGGCCCTCTCCGGGCACGCCCGCGCGCAGGAAGCCTGGCTGCGTGCCCACGGCGCGGTGGTGGTGGGCTCGGCCGAGGAGCTCGTCCATGTCTCCGCCACCCTGGCCATGGGACGCTTCGCGCGCGGCCCGCGGCTGGCCCTCTGGTCAGGCTCGGGAGGAATGAATGCGCTCCTCGCGGATCTGGCCGCGGAGCGCGGGTTGCCGCTGGCGAAGCCGGACCCTCTGTCCAACCCCCATGATGCGGGCAGCGCTCGCGAGCTGTCCCGCGACGCGCTCGCGGCGACGGCGTCCACGCTCGATGCCCATCCAGGCGTGGACGTGGTGCTCCTCGGGCTTGGGAGCAGCCCCGCGATCGCGCAGTCCGCCGATGGCATCGCCGCCGCTGCTCGCAACATTCCCTGGGTGGTCTACGCCCCCGGCAACGCATGGCCCGAGGCACGCGATGCCCTGCGCCGCGCGCGGATCGCGGTCATCCCGGATGGGCGCTATGCCCTTCGGTGCGTCGAGGCGCTCATCGAGCGTGGGCGCTCCATGACTCCGCCCGAGGTGGTCCGTTCGCCCCCCGTCGTGTCCGTGCAAGGCCAGCACGGGGTGCTGGATGAGCTGGCTTCCCGGCAGCTCCTCCAGGAGGCGGGGCTCTCCCTTCCCGCGGTGGCCGTGGCCCGGTATGCCGAGGAGGCGGTCGCGCACGCCGAGCGCTTTGGCTTCCCTGTCGCGCTCAAGCGCGTCTCGGCCTCGGTGACCCACAAGGCGGCCGAAGGCTTCGTGCGCTTGGAGCTCGCGGATCCCTTGGAGGTACGCGCCGCCTTCGCCGCGCTCGCCGCGTCGCGAGTGGCGGAGCCTCCACGGGTGACAGTGGCGCCCATGGTCCACGGCATCGAGGTGTTGCTCGGCGCCCGGAGAGAGCGGGAGCTGGGATGGGTCGTCGTCCTCGCGGCGGGCGGACTGCTCGCGGAGCGTCTGGATGATGCCGCCTGGCGCGTGCCTCCCTTCACGGAAGAGCAGGCACGTGAGGCCTTCCTCTCGCTGCGCCTGGGGGCTCGCCTCCAAGCCTTCGGAGATCTGGATGCGCTGGCCTCCTTCGCCGCGGCGTTCTCACGGGTCGTGGCCGCGCTGCCGGAAGAGGGGCGGGAGGTGGACCTCAACCCAGTGGTGGTGCGCCCACCCGGCCGGGGCCTCAATATCATCGACGCGCGCGTCCGACTCGCGGACCTCATGCCGTGATGGCGGGCTCGCGGCAGGCGTCCTGGTAGAGGGACTCGAAGGTCTCTCGGAAGCGGCGGTTGAGCTCCCGGAACGTGTCCCTCGCGCTCAGGTCGGTCCGCTGCTCCAGGCGGACTCGGGTGTATTCCTGGCGCAGCCCCGCGGTGGCGGACCGCAGCGCCTCGTAGAGCTGGCCCACCCTCGGATCGCGGAACGCATAGTCCCAGTCCGGAAAGGCCCCTCGTAGCAGCCCGTCCCCTCGCAGCCGCTCCCACAGCTCCGTGCCCTGCTCCGGGTGCAGGCGGCTCAGGAACTTCCCCGGGTTGCCTTCGTGGTGCAGCTCATCCGCAAGGAAGTCCACGCTGCGCTTCACCTCCTCGAGCCGCATGTAGGGGTGGAAGAGGATGTAGCCGGAGATGACGTCGATTCCGAGCGCCTCCAGCCCGGCGAGCGTCTGGCGCACCTGCTTCACCGCGAACCCCTTCTTGAACGTCTTGAGCGAGTCGTTCGACCCGGCCTCGATGCCGAGGAAGACGCGGCGCAGGCCCGCACGGCGCAGCAGGGCGAAGAGCTCCGGGTCGAACCCCGTGACCAGACAGTCGATGCCGAACTCGACGGGCGAGCCCTCGGAGATGAGCGCCTCGGCCAGCTCGCGGGCCCGCGCGAACCCGGGCGGTGTGGGCCCGAAGAACTCGTCGTCCACGAAGAAGACGCGATGACTGGCCGCGGCGACCGCCGGGTGGTGCAGCTCCTCCAGCAGGGAGCGCACCGAGCGCATGCGCCACCCGCGTGGCCCGTACCGCGCCGCCGTCGAGCAGAAGGAGCACCGGCCCCAGTAGCAACCCCGGCTGCCCTGGATCGGCAGCGAGGCATGGGCCGGCACGGCCTCGCTGCGCTCATAGGCGTAATGTCGAGGGAGTCTCGGCTCGGTGAAGTCCGCGTTCCGTGGTGCCGTCTCGCTGCTCCGAAGTGCCTCGCCCTCTCGCCACGAGAGGCCTGGGACTCCCTCCAGGGTGCGGCCCTCCCGCAGGCGCATCACCAGCTCGGCGAAGCTGTCGTCCGCCTCGCCCTTCACGAGGAGATCGGCCTGGGGCACGTACCTCATGAGCTCAGGGGCTGCCATCGTCGCCGCCCAGCCTCCGAGCACGATGGGCCCGGTGAAGCCCGCGCCGCGTACCTCCTGACACAGGTGGCGGGCGGCCAGCGCAGTGCTCTGGAGGACGGTGATGCCGAGCACGTCGCCTTCCGCGAGCTCCGACAGCACCCTCCGAGCGGTGGCCTCGGGGTCGAGCCGCTCGGCGTATCCGTCCACGATGTGCGCGGCGATTCCACGGGCCTCGAGCCCGGCCGCGAGGTAGCCCACCGACAGGTTCTCCAGGGGAAATGGGAACTTGTCCTCCAACCGGAGCGCCGCTGGGACGAGCTCGCCCGGCACGACGAGCACGCCCTTCGCCGTCGCCGAGGCCTTCACGGTGTCCCCTCCAGGCACGAGTGGATCGCCTCGAGGGCACGCTCGAAGAGTTCTCCAGGAGCGCGTGTCCCATCGAGCCAGCACACCCGTACCGTGGGCTCCTCCTCTCGGAAGAAGCGCCCATAGAAACGGCGGATGGCCTCGAGCCGCTCGGGCTCCCCCCAGACGATCGGATCGAAGGTGCGGGCGCCGGGCTGCCGCTCCAGGGAGACCCTCGGAGGGATGTCGAGCATCAGCACGAGCCCGGCCTGCCGGAGCGATCCGGTGGCGAGGCCGCGCCGGTACCAGGTATGGTTGCCCGCGTAGGTCTCGTCGCCGCGCGGGTTGGGTTGGCCCTCTCCGTCCAGGCCGTAGGCGAAGGCGAGGGTGCTGGCGTAGTGCCGATCCATCAGCACGCAGCCCTTCGAGACATAAGAGGCGAGCTGCTCCTTCATCTCGTCATTGGCGAAGTAGAAGGGCGTGCGCAGCGAAGAGCGCACCCACTCGTCGGCCCGGAAGCCGACCCACTCGGGCACGAGCGGACAGTCCAGCCGTTGGGCGAGTCGCGTGGCCAGCGTCGTCTTGCCTGCTCCTGGCAGGCCCTCCAGCACGACGCGGATTGACTTCATGGAAGCCATGGCATTGCCTCTCCCGGGTGTCTGCGCCCCCCGCGATCTACGTGCTGCTCGCTGATGCACCTCGGGCGGAGCCCAACCCGGTCCTCGTGGAGGCCTTCGCGCTGCTGGAACAACGCGGGGCACGCGTCGAGCGGTGGTTCGCTCACGCGCGGTGCTTCGACCTGGACACCGCGCCCGACCCGGAGGGGCTCTATCTCTTCAAGTCGCGCTCGGCCTTCTGGTGCGAGGCGGCGGCCTGGCTCCATGATCGAGGCGCACGGCTCCTGGACCCTTGGCCCGCCCGGGTCCAGGTCCGCAACAAGGCTCGGGTGATGGCCCTCCTGCGCGCGGCGGGAGTTGCCGTCCCACGGACCTGGCTGTGCCATGAGCCCTCGAGGGTCCGGGAACTGCTCGACGAGGGCGCGCTGGTGCTCAAGCCCAACGCCGGCTCGGCGGGCGCGGACGTCCGCTTCGTCCGCCGGAGCGAAGAGCTGCCGGACCGCCTCGATCAGCCGACGATCGTTCAGCTCCTGCACGACAACACGGGCGAGGACCTCAAGGTGTACGTCATTGGGTCGCGCGCCTTCGGTCTGAGAAAGCGTTTCGGTTCGGGCAGCTACCGGGAGCCCGGCGTGCCTTGTGCGCTCCCTCCCTCCGTGGAGTCGCAGGCGCTTCGGATCGGAGAGGTGCTCGGACTGACGCTGTTCGGCGTCGACTTCGTGGAGGGCCCCGAGGGGCCCGTGGCCGTGGACGTCAACTGGTTCCCCAGCTACCGCGCCGTGCCCGAGGCGCCCAGCCTGCTGTGTGAGCACATCTGGGCGCATCTCAAGGCCTCCAGTCCGGTCCGTTGAGAAAGTGCTCCGTGAGCTCGGGGATGCGGGCCAGCTCGTCGCGCATGAGCGCCTCGGTGCGCACCGGGTCCGCGGGTGTGGTGACGGTGACGCGCCAGGGCTCCAGGAGCGGAGCGCCGTTCTGGCTGATGACCTCGACCTCACAGGCATGGCCCGTCTCGGCAGCGATCCGGTGTGCCGCGCGTTCGGTCAGCATCGAGTACACGAAGCCCGAGTAGTAGCGGGGATTCTTGCCGGCATACCCCTCCAGGCTCATGGGACGACTGGAGGTGATGAGCCCATGGACGCGGTTGCCGCGACCCACGGCGCCGATGTCCCCCGAGAGCGAAGCCCCGCTGACGGTGAGATAGACGTTGTGACGCTCGTAGTCGTCCTTGGTGTTGAGCGAGAGCGTCACCTGCTCGGGACCGAAGGAGCGACCGAGCTGCTCGAGCATGAGCGCGCCGATCGTCTCCAGGTTGGCGCGGTAAGCCGAGAGGTTTGGCACGTGCGCGGCGATCTGCGGCACGCACGCCGTCACATCGATCTCGCCCTCCGGCGAGCGCCACGCCATCACCTTCACGTCGCACCCCAGCCACGGGAAGCGCTGGCGCAGGCCGTCGCTGGTGACGGTGCGCTCCAGCTCCAGCACGGCGGCCTCGAGTCGCGTCAAGGGCGCGTGGGCGACGCAGTAGGAGGTGTCATTGGCCACCAGCTTCTCGTAGCCGCGCACGGTCTCTTTCGAGACAGGCTCGAACATGTGCGCGATGGCGCCCTGTGACTCCCGCAGGGTTCCGGGCCCCGGGTGCGTGGTGAGCCGATCCTCGATGACGAGGTCCCGCTCCAGGTCGAGCATCGGGAAGAGTTCCCGGAACAGGTCTCGCACGGTCTCGGTGACCAGCTCCGTGACGGGGAGCGCGCGACCCTTCCAGGTACGAGAGACGCGGCCGGCGACGATGACCGTGACAGGCTCGACGAAACGGCCCCCTCCCCAGCTCAGCTCGGTGCGCCCTCCGAGCACCATCAGCTTGTCGATCTGATGATGGAGGATGAGGCCCTCGCAATGCTCACGGGTGTAGCGCGCGTAGGCGCGAGAGATGCGCAGGGCCAGGGTGTCGGCGAGGGTGTCGGGATGGCCGCGGCCCTTGCGC
Above is a genomic segment from Hyalangium ruber containing:
- a CDS encoding methionine adenosyltransferase, with protein sequence MPLFLGPQGVRPSRLRILRRDPAAHLTHETVERKGRGHPDTLADTLALRISRAYARYTREHCEGLILHHQIDKLMVLGGRTELSWGGGRFVEPVTVIVAGRVSRTWKGRALPVTELVTETVRDLFRELFPMLDLERDLVIEDRLTTHPGPGTLRESQGAIAHMFEPVSKETVRGYEKLVANDTSYCVAHAPLTRLEAAVLELERTVTSDGLRQRFPWLGCDVKVMAWRSPEGEIDVTACVPQIAAHVPNLSAYRANLETIGALMLEQLGRSFGPEQVTLSLNTKDDYERHNVYLTVSGASLSGDIGAVGRGNRVHGLITSSRPMSLEGYAGKNPRYYSGFVYSMLTERAAHRIAAETGHACEVEVISQNGAPLLEPWRVTVTTPADPVRTEALMRDELARIPELTEHFLNGPDWRP